The following is a genomic window from Burkholderiales bacterium.
GCGGCTACCGGCTTCGCGCTGATCGCGACGCTGCTGCTCGCGCGCGCCATCGTGACGTCCAAGTTCGGGCGCGTGCTGACGGCAATCCGCGACGCCGAAAGCCGCGTGATGTTTTCGGGTTACGACCCGCTGCATTACAAGCTGTTTATCTGGACGTTGTCGGCCGTCATTTGCGGCATCGCCGGCGCCCTGTATGTGCCGCAAGTCGGCATCATCAATCCGAGTGAAATGTCGCCGGCCAACTCGATCGAAATTGCGATGTGGGTTGCCGTCGGCGGCCGCGGCACCCTGGTCGGCGCGCTGCTTGGCGCCGGCCTCGTGAACGGCGCCAAAAGCTGGTTCACGGTGGCGTTCCCAGAGTACTGGCTGTTTTTTCTGGGCGCGCTGTTCGTCGTCGTCACGCTGTTCATGCCGCGCGGCGTGATCGGTCTATTGAGCGCACGCACGCGGCGATGAATCTGTCCATCACCGAAGAAGAGCAGCACGAAGACCCCGATGCCGGTTTCGTCCGCATTCTGCGGCCCGGCCTTGACGTTACCCATGGGCCGATTCTTTACCTCGACGACATCAGTGTGAGCTTCGATGGTTTCAAGGCGCTGAACGAACTCACACTGACCATAGACTCGGGCGAGCTGCGCTGTGTGATCGGGCCCAATGGCGCCGGCAAGACGACGATGATGGATGTGATCACCGGCAAGACGCGCCCGGATAGCGGAACCGCGTTTTTCGGCCAGACCATAGACCTGACGAAGCTGAGCGAACCGCAAATTGCCGAGGCTGGCATCGGCCGCAAATTCCAGAAGCCGACGGTATTCGAGCGTCATAGTGTGTTCGAGAACCTCGAACTTGCGATGAAAGCGGACAAGCGTGTGCAGACGACCCTGTTCGCGCAACTCGATTCGACGCAGCAGGATCGCATCGCCGACACCTTGCGGATGATAGGATTGCACGAGCACGCAGCGAGACTCGCCGGCTTGTTGTCGCACGGCCAGAAGCAGTGGCTGGAGATCGGCATGCTGCTGATGCAGGAGCCGAAGCTGCTGCTGCTCGACGAGCCGGTCGCCGGCATGACCGACGAGGAAACCGCGCGCACTGGTGAATTGTTTCTGAACCTTGCCGGCACGCATTCGCTGATCGTGGTCGAGCACGACATGGACTTCATCGCGCAAATTGCGCGCCGCGTAACCGTGCTGCACGAAGGCAGCGTGCTGGCGGAGGGATCGTTGAGTCAAGTCCAGGAGGATGAACGCGTCATCGAGGTCTACCTCGGCCGCTGAGAGCGCCATCGCTATGCCGATATGCTGAAGATCGCCAAACTCAACCAGTACTACAGCGGCAGCCACATTCTGCGCGATGTCGATTTCGGGATATCCAAAGGCGCGTGCACGGTGGTGCTTGGGCGTAACGGAGTTGGCAAAACCACTTTGCTGAAATGCCTTATGGGGCTGCTGCCGGTGGCGTCGGGGTCGATCGAATTCGACGGCATGAGTATCACCGCGCTGCCGCCGCACGCGCGCGCCAGACTCGGCATTGCCTACGTGCCGCAAGGGCGCGAAATTTTTCCGCGGCTGACGGTCGAGGAGAATCTGCTGATCGGGCTCGCGACCAAAGCGCGCGGTGAAACGATACCGGCGCAACTCTTCGAGATGTTTCCAGTGCTGAAAGACATGCTGCGGCGGCGCGGCGGCGATCTGTCGGGTGGCCAGCAGCAGCAACTGGCGATCGGCCGCGCGCTGATGATGCGGCCGCGCCTGCTGCTGCTCGATGAGCCGACCGAAGGAATCCAGCCGTCGATCATCAAGGATATCGAGCGCGTGATACGCAGCCTCGTGCAACAGGGCGAGATGGCGATTTTGCTGGTCGAGCAATACTACGATTTCGCCGCTTCATTGGCCGATCAGTATCTGGTCATGGTGCGCGGCGAGGTGGTAAAAAGTGGCGCCGGTTCGGCGATGGAGCAGGACAACGTTAAAGCCTGCCTCGCACTATGATTCCGCGCGAGCCTGCGATCGAAACCGCACCCGGCTGGCAGGCGAGACTGCATTTGCGCTATGCGTATCGCGACGGCAAAACGGTATTGATCGAGCGCAATCACATCGGGCCGCTCAGGGTGCAGAAAGCGCTCTATCCCGAAG
Proteins encoded in this region:
- the urtE gene encoding urea ABC transporter ATP-binding subunit UrtE, with protein sequence MLKIAKLNQYYSGSHILRDVDFGISKGACTVVLGRNGVGKTTLLKCLMGLLPVASGSIEFDGMSITALPPHARARLGIAYVPQGREIFPRLTVEENLLIGLATKARGETIPAQLFEMFPVLKDMLRRRGGDLSGGQQQQLAIGRALMMRPRLLLLDEPTEGIQPSIIKDIERVIRSLVQQGEMAILLVEQYYDFAASLADQYLVMVRGEVVKSGAGSAMEQDNVKACLAL
- the urtD gene encoding urea ABC transporter ATP-binding protein UrtD; translation: MNLSITEEEQHEDPDAGFVRILRPGLDVTHGPILYLDDISVSFDGFKALNELTLTIDSGELRCVIGPNGAGKTTMMDVITGKTRPDSGTAFFGQTIDLTKLSEPQIAEAGIGRKFQKPTVFERHSVFENLELAMKADKRVQTTLFAQLDSTQQDRIADTLRMIGLHEHAARLAGLLSHGQKQWLEIGMLLMQEPKLLLLDEPVAGMTDEETARTGELFLNLAGTHSLIVVEHDMDFIAQIARRVTVLHEGSVLAEGSLSQVQEDERVIEVYLGR